The region ACGGAGAAAACCCCACCCTTCCCCCTGCTTCTAGCTTGATCCACGCGAGCGGCGGTTCGGTTCGTTGCGAACCGGCTCGTCCCCCAGCGTGGAGGTGACGGAGTGGGGAAGTCAGGCGGACATAGCACTGTGGACGGTGCCGTGAGGTGCGCACCGCAACCATTCGATTGGGCTCCTGCCGAAGGTCAGCGGCACGCCAGCACGGACGCGCGACCTGGCAGTGGCTACCCGACGGGCTTTGTGGTGGCCACCCTATGCGGCTACCAGTTGCGCGCAGACAACACCGAACCCGCGTGGCGGTGGGAGACCTGCGCAACCTGCAAGGCCAAGGCACGCAAGCTTTCCCAAGCCCCGGCAGTGGGTGCCCGATGAGTGGGGCGGA is a window of Saccharopolyspora phatthalungensis DNA encoding:
- a CDS encoding zinc finger protein, whose protein sequence is MRCAPQPFDWAPAEGQRHASTDARPGSGYPTGFVVATLCGYQLRADNTEPAWRWETCATCKAKARKLSQAPAVGAR